One window of the bacterium genome contains the following:
- a CDS encoding MFS transporter gives MTSRTEASPDKAPDPGEPEITPGYANYVLGVLFVVYVFNFIDRQILNILLEPIKKDLGVSDTAMGFLTGIAFAAFYSIAGIPIARLADRWVRRSVIAIGLTLWSLFTTLSGLPSQFWQMALARIGVGVGEAAGSPPSHSLIADYFPPERRATALAIYASGIHFGVLFGFLIGGWINEFFGWRWAFFVVGAPGILLAIVLRLTVREPPRGYSEATASNAGAAAAIEKMPSVKEVFAFLWEMPSFRHLSIAAALTAFSGYGMSTWGPAFLIRVHGMGTGEVGSWLGPLTGVFGALGAFVGGYLSDRRGAADERWYLWLPALASLIGLPFALLFLLSPDPVFGLLAGFAPSAIMGAMWLGPTFSMVQTLSKLRMRAVASAILLFIINMIGMGLGPQAVGVMNDTVFASYGTGAVRYSLITVLIVMHVWAAVHFFLGARTLREDLLARDL, from the coding sequence ATGACGTCCCGAACCGAAGCATCACCCGACAAGGCCCCCGATCCGGGCGAACCGGAGATTACTCCCGGCTACGCCAACTACGTGCTGGGCGTGCTCTTCGTGGTGTACGTGTTCAACTTCATCGATCGGCAGATCCTCAACATCCTGTTGGAACCGATCAAGAAGGATCTCGGCGTCAGCGATACGGCGATGGGGTTTCTCACGGGCATCGCGTTTGCCGCTTTCTACTCGATCGCGGGTATCCCGATCGCGCGGCTCGCCGATCGCTGGGTTCGGCGTTCCGTGATCGCAATCGGGCTGACTCTGTGGAGCCTGTTCACGACGCTGTCGGGATTGCCGAGCCAGTTCTGGCAGATGGCGCTCGCGCGCATCGGCGTCGGCGTAGGTGAAGCGGCGGGAAGCCCGCCTTCACATTCACTGATCGCGGACTACTTCCCCCCGGAACGACGCGCGACCGCGCTTGCGATCTACGCATCGGGCATTCATTTCGGGGTCCTGTTCGGGTTCCTGATCGGTGGCTGGATCAATGAGTTCTTCGGCTGGCGCTGGGCATTCTTCGTGGTCGGTGCTCCGGGCATCCTGCTCGCGATCGTCCTGCGCTTGACCGTTCGCGAACCTCCGCGCGGCTACTCCGAGGCAACGGCTTCCAACGCGGGTGCAGCGGCTGCAATTGAAAAGATGCCGAGCGTGAAGGAGGTCTTTGCGTTCCTCTGGGAAATGCCCTCCTTCCGCCACCTGTCGATCGCCGCCGCATTGACGGCGTTTTCGGGCTACGGCATGTCGACCTGGGGTCCCGCTTTCCTGATCCGCGTGCACGGCATGGGCACCGGTGAAGTCGGGAGCTGGCTGGGTCCCCTGACGGGCGTGTTCGGTGCGCTCGGTGCATTCGTCGGCGGGTACCTCAGCGATCGACGCGGGGCCGCCGACGAACGCTGGTATCTGTGGCTTCCCGCGCTTGCGTCGCTGATCGGCCTGCCCTTCGCACTTCTGTTTCTGCTGTCGCCCGACCCGGTCTTCGGACTGCTCGCGGGCTTCGCCCCATCCGCGATCATGGGTGCGATGTGGCTGGGACCGACCTTCTCGATGGTGCAGACCCTGTCGAAACTGCGCATGCGCGCCGTCGCCTCTGCGATTCTGCTGTTCATCATCAATATGATCGGCATGGGTCTGGGGCCGCAGGCGGTCGGGGTCATGAATGACACGGTCT
- a CDS encoding glutathione S-transferase family protein, with the protein MGFLVEGVWRSDEARRSDSTGRFVRPQSPFRDFVRADGSSRFPAEPGRYHLYVNRGCPWAYRALLYRSLKKLEDVISLSATAPGKGAEGWHFAEGPGCIPDPVLGARHLHQIYTAARPDFTGRVTVPVLWDKKLGTIVNNESADIMRIFNCEFDAWGDASLDFYPEDLRDEIDALNETIYTNVNNGVYRCGFAASQEAYEEAYDTLFATLDDLNERLRTRRFLFGDRITESDWRLFSTLIRFDLAYYSVFRTNMRHIFDYTHLWPYTRDLYQWPRVAGTVDFEHIKAIYYSQVLGGLIPKGPKIDFSRPHDRARLSGN; encoded by the coding sequence TTGGGTTTTCTCGTAGAGGGTGTCTGGCGGAGCGATGAAGCCCGCCGCAGTGATTCGACCGGGCGCTTCGTGCGGCCGCAGAGCCCGTTCCGCGACTTCGTACGGGCCGACGGCTCCTCCCGCTTTCCGGCGGAACCGGGCCGCTACCACCTGTACGTCAATCGCGGCTGCCCCTGGGCCTACCGGGCTCTCTTGTATCGAAGCCTCAAGAAGCTCGAAGACGTGATTTCGCTTTCGGCGACCGCGCCGGGAAAGGGAGCCGAAGGCTGGCACTTCGCAGAGGGTCCAGGCTGCATTCCCGATCCGGTGCTGGGTGCTCGGCATCTACACCAGATCTACACGGCCGCCAGGCCCGACTTCACCGGGCGAGTCACGGTGCCGGTGCTCTGGGACAAGAAGCTAGGCACAATCGTCAACAACGAGTCTGCGGACATCATGCGCATCTTCAATTGTGAATTCGACGCCTGGGGTGATGCAAGCCTGGACTTCTATCCGGAAGATCTGCGCGACGAAATCGACGCGCTCAACGAGACGATCTACACGAATGTGAACAACGGCGTCTACCGCTGCGGTTTCGCTGCGAGCCAGGAGGCCTACGAAGAAGCGTACGACACGCTCTTCGCGACTCTGGACGATCTGAACGAACGCCTGCGAACGCGACGCTTCCTTTTTGGCGATCGCATCACCGAATCCGATTGGCGACTCTTCTCTACGCTGATTCGGTTCGACCTCGCCTACTATTCGGTGTTCCGCACCAATATGCGACACATCTTCGACTACACTCATCTCTGGCCTTATACGCGCGACCTCTACCAGTGGCCGCGCGTCGCGGGCACGGTGGATTTCGAGCACATCAAGGCCATCTACTACTCGCAGGTGCTCGGCGGATTGATCCCCAAGGGACCGAAGATCGACTTTTCGCGCCCCCACGATCGCGCGCGACTCTCCGGGAATTGA
- a CDS encoding carbohydrate binding family 9 domain-containing protein, translating to MGWQLIRILLYGFCIWTGAFGSATPVSADDTARVRAERIDVAPVIDGVLDDAAWQSAARITRFTEVEPSEGAVPAERTEIWVMYDATTLYIGMRAYDPDPSALIAKQMTHDASMVSDDRINLNFDTFLDDRNGYFFQVNPIGTRSEALIENNENFRREWDTIWYADAAIDDQGWTAEFAIPFQSVNFAPGGSTWGFEAERIMRRKNVKSRWANYSHNRSVTDIAGIGRIDGLNDIKGTGFDLKPSFSGTYVRDRVGRDSDRLGRPGLDVFYRFNPAITGSLTLNTDFSDAPVDERQTNLTRFALFFPETRDFFLQDSSIFQFAGLQNENGLPFFSRRIGILSGRVLDIDAGLKFTGRSGPLNFGVLHTMTERKGSQDETRLSVGRLQLNVGQESTVGLIATEGDPAGVISNNLIGADFRYRDSSFAGSHILKADFWFQRSQSSHTSGREAAFGAKLEYPNDRIRGVLSFSEFQENFNPTLGFVNQVGIRQYYNEFRYRWRPRGHVLRTIDTGFVASIVTDRDANRLGSSEVTLKPLEIANHAGDKLSLSFIAAQEHIDTAFQLSADSLVLPGDYRFEQFSIKLDTANSRPVRLILESRWGEFYDGRIVRTDATVELRPSSRLFLSLFVQQNDARLGVRFDGSTRFKGDFTQRLVRMDLNVGITADLSWTNRIQYDNISDSIGLNSRVRWEIESGNEFFLVWNQGWVADANRVAPTATQATAKIGWTYRY from the coding sequence GTGGGTTGGCAGCTGATACGGATTCTTCTGTACGGGTTCTGTATCTGGACCGGGGCGTTCGGGAGCGCCACTCCTGTTTCTGCTGACGATACCGCGCGGGTAAGGGCCGAGCGCATCGATGTGGCGCCGGTCATCGATGGAGTTCTGGACGACGCGGCCTGGCAGTCCGCAGCCCGGATCACTCGTTTCACCGAGGTCGAACCTAGCGAGGGCGCGGTTCCCGCGGAGCGGACCGAGATCTGGGTGATGTACGACGCGACGACGTTGTACATCGGCATGCGCGCATACGACCCGGACCCGAGCGCGCTGATCGCCAAGCAGATGACGCATGACGCCAGCATGGTGTCCGACGACCGCATCAATCTGAACTTCGACACCTTTCTCGACGATCGCAATGGCTACTTCTTCCAGGTGAATCCGATCGGCACGCGATCCGAGGCACTGATCGAGAACAACGAGAACTTTCGTCGCGAGTGGGACACGATCTGGTACGCGGACGCGGCGATCGACGATCAGGGCTGGACGGCCGAGTTCGCGATTCCCTTCCAGAGCGTCAATTTCGCCCCGGGGGGGTCTACCTGGGGTTTCGAAGCCGAACGCATCATGCGGCGCAAGAACGTGAAGTCGCGCTGGGCGAACTACTCGCACAACCGCAGCGTGACCGACATCGCCGGAATCGGTCGTATCGATGGCTTGAACGATATCAAGGGCACGGGCTTCGATCTGAAGCCCAGCTTCTCGGGTACCTATGTACGCGATCGCGTGGGTCGCGACTCAGATCGACTCGGTCGACCGGGGCTCGATGTGTTCTACCGTTTCAATCCAGCGATCACCGGTTCGTTGACATTGAACACCGACTTTTCTGATGCTCCCGTCGATGAGCGCCAGACGAATCTGACCCGGTTTGCGCTGTTCTTTCCCGAAACGCGCGACTTCTTTCTTCAGGACAGCTCCATCTTCCAGTTCGCCGGGCTGCAAAACGAGAACGGTCTGCCGTTCTTCTCGAGGCGCATCGGAATCCTGAGCGGACGGGTGCTCGATATCGACGCGGGTCTGAAGTTCACGGGACGCTCGGGTCCACTGAACTTCGGCGTTCTGCACACGATGACCGAACGAAAGGGTTCACAGGACGAAACTCGTCTGAGTGTAGGGCGCCTTCAGCTCAACGTGGGTCAGGAATCGACCGTCGGTTTGATCGCGACAGAAGGCGATCCCGCCGGCGTGATCAGCAACAATCTGATCGGTGCGGACTTCCGCTACCGAGACAGCAGTTTTGCTGGAAGCCACATCCTGAAGGCCGACTTCTGGTTCCAACGCAGCCAATCCAGCCACACGAGTGGTCGTGAAGCAGCGTTTGGCGCGAAGCTCGAGTATCCGAACGACCGTATCAGAGGGGTTCTGTCATTCTCCGAGTTTCAGGAGAATTTCAATCCGACCCTCGGTTTCGTGAATCAGGTCGGTATTCGCCAGTACTACAACGAGTTCCGTTATCGCTGGCGTCCCCGCGGTCATGTGTTGCGTACGATCGATACCGGCTTCGTCGCGTCGATCGTGACCGACCGGGATGCGAATCGACTGGGGAGCAGTGAAGTCACCCTGAAGCCGCTGGAAATCGCGAACCACGCGGGTGACAAGCTCAGTCTCAGCTTCATCGCGGCGCAGGAACATATCGACACTGCGTTTCAGCTCAGCGCCGATTCACTGGTTCTACCCGGCGACTACCGCTTCGAGCAATTCAGCATCAAGCTCGACACCGCGAACTCGCGTCCCGTCCGCCTCATCCTGGAATCGCGCTGGGGTGAGTTCTACGACGGTCGCATCGTGCGCACGGATGCGACCGTGGAACTGCGTCCTTCGTCCCGTCTGTTCCTGAGCCTCTTTGTTCAGCAGAACGACGCCCGACTCGGCGTGCGCTTCGACGGTAGCACCCGATTCAAGGGTGACTTCACGCAACGCCTGGTGCGCATGGACCTGAACGTGGGCATCACCGCCGACCTGTCGTGGACCAATCGCATCCAGTACGACAACATTTCGGATTCCATCGGACTCAACAGCCGAGTGCGCTGGGAGATCGAATCGGGCAATGAGTTCTTCCTGGTCTGGAACCAGGGCTGGGTCGCCGACGCGAATCGGGTCGCTCCAACCGCCACCCAGGCCACCGCGAAGATCGGCTGGACCTACCGCTACTGA